The following proteins are encoded in a genomic region of Pan troglodytes isolate AG18354 chromosome 2, NHGRI_mPanTro3-v2.0_pri, whole genome shotgun sequence:
- the POGLUT1 gene encoding protein O-glucosyltransferase 1 gives MEWWASSPLRLWLLLFLLPSAQGRQKESGSKWKVFIDQINRSLENYEPCSSQNCSCYHGVIEEDLTPFRGGISRKMMAEVVRRKLGTHYQITKNRLYRENDCMFPSRCSGVEHFILEVIGRLPDMEMVINVRDYPQVPKWMEPAIPVFSFSKTSEYHDIMYPAWTFWEGGPAVWPIYPTGLGRWDLFREDLVRSAAQWPWKKKNSTAYFRGSRTSPERDPLILLSRKNPKLVDAEYTKNQAWKSMKDTLGKPAAKDVHLVDHCKYKYLFNFRGVAASFRFKHLFLCGSLVFHVGDEWLEFFYPQLKPWVHYIPVKTDLSNVQELLQFVKANDDVAQEIAERGSQFIRNHLQMDDITCYWENLLSEYSKFLSYNVTRRKGYDQIIPKMLKTEL, from the exons ATGGAGTGGTGGGCTAGCTCGCCGCTTCGGCTCTGGCTGCTGTTGTTCCTCCTGCCCTCAGCGCAGGGCCGCCAGAAGGAGTCAG GTTCAAAATGGAAAGTATTTATTGACCAAATTAACAGGTCTTTGGAGAATTACGAACCATGTTCAAGTCAAAACTGCAGCTGCTACCATGG TGTCATAGAAGAGGATCTAACTCCTTTCCGAGGAGGCATCTCCAGGAAGATGATGGCAGAGGTAGTCAGACGGAAGCTAGGGACCCACTATCAGATCACTAAGAACAGACTGTACCGGGAAAATGACTGCATGTTCCCCTCAAG GTGTAGTGGTGTTGAGCACTTTATTTTGGAAGTGATCGGGCGTCTCCCTGACATGGAGATGGTGATCAATGTACGAGATTATCCTCAGGTTCCTAAATGGATGGAGCCTGCCATCCCAGTCTTCTCCTTCAGTAAG ACATCAGAGTACCATGATATCATGTATCCTGCTTGGACATTTTGGGAAGGGGGACCTGCTGTTTGGCCAATTTATCCTACAGGTCTTGGACGGTGGGACCTCTTCAGAGAAGATCTGGTAAG GTCAGCAGCACAGTGgccatggaaaaagaaaaactctacaGCATATTTCCGAGGATCAAG GACAAGTCCAGAACGAGATCCTCTCATTCTTCTGTCTCGGAAAAACCCAAAACTTGTTGATGCAGAATACACCAAAAACCAGGCCTGGAAATCTATGAAA GATACCTTAGGAAAGCCAGCTGCTAAGGATGTCCATCTTGTGGATCACTGCAAATACAA GTATCTGTTTAATTTTCGAGGCGTAGCTGCAAGTTTCCGGTTTAAACACCTCTTCCTGTGTGGCTCACTTGTTTTCCATGTTGGTGATGAGTGGCTAGAATTCTTCTATCCACAGCTGAAGCCATGGGTTCACTATATCCCAGTCAAAACAGATCTCTCCAATGTCCA agaGCTGTTACAATTTGTAAAAGCAAATGATGATGTAGCTCAAGAGATTGCTGAAAG GGGAAGCCAGTTTATTAGGAACCATTTGCAGATGGATGACATCACCTGTTACTGGGAGAACCTCTTGAGTGAATACTCTAAATTCCTGTCTTACAATGTAACGAGAAGGAAAGGTTATGATCAAATTATTCCCAAAATGTTGAAAACTGAACTATAG